In Zingiber officinale cultivar Zhangliang chromosome 11B, Zo_v1.1, whole genome shotgun sequence, a single window of DNA contains:
- the LOC122035218 gene encoding deSI-like protein At4g17486 has product MFARATTRERRPAASASVYLNVYDLTPINGYAYWVGLGVYHSGVQVHGVEYAYGAHEHPMTGIFEGEPRQCPGFAFRKSILIGRTELGSRDVRALMEGMAADYSGDTYNLISKNCNHFCDDACLRLTGTHIPKWVNRLAKIGLLCKCVLPVRVAAVRKRGAEDGKLGVDADKRRLRSNSARFPPEEATAPPSSISKPEVTVTSRSTGGRKLRRSASSSSAGGLRGRGGSSLC; this is encoded by the exons TCTACCTCAACGTCTACGACCTAACCCCCATCAACGGTTACGCCTATTGGGTCGGCCTCGGCGTGTACCACTCCGGCGTCCAAG TCCACGGGGTGGAGTATGCGTACGGGGCGCACGAGCACCCGATGACGGGGATCTTTGAGGGGGAGCCCCGGCAGTGCCCCGGGTTCGCCTTCAGGAAGTCCATCCTGATCGGCCGCACCGAGCTGGGGTCGCGTGATGTGCGTGCGCTCATGGAGGGCATGGCCGCCGACTACTCCGGCGACACCTACAACCTTATTTCCAAGAATTGCAACCACTTCTGCGATGACGCTTGCTTGCGCCTCACCGGCACTCACATCCCCAAATGGGTGAATCGCCTTGCCAAGATCG GGTTACTCTGCAAGTGCGTGCTTCCGGTACGAGTAGCGGCGGTGCGGAAGCGCGGCGCGGAAGATGGGAAACTCGGGGTGGACGCCGACAAGCGGCGGCTGAGGAGCAACTCCGCGAGATTTCCTCCGGAAGAGGCCACCGCGCCTCCCAGCAGCATCTCGAAGCCGGAAGTCACCGTCACCTCGCGATCGACAGGTGGAAGGAAGCTCCGGCGATCGGCGTCGTCGTCCTCTGCCGGAGGACTAAGAGGAAGAGGCGGCTCCTCGTTATGTTAG